The Geotalea uraniireducens Rf4 genome window below encodes:
- a CDS encoding HEPN domain-containing protein produces the protein MSDASLTDNPISFLLQRGNDSLKSAEALIELDLTLDGLSRAYYAALHYARALLLSIDVVPKSHKGALTLFSLHFIKSGIIPKEIGVIFSILQKIREDSDYEIGTYYDKNEALRLLDDTRLFCTTVAEVLKK, from the coding sequence GTGAGCGATGCGTCCCTCACCGACAACCCGATCTCCTTCCTGCTCCAGCGAGGTAATGACTCTCTTAAGAGCGCCGAAGCGCTCATAGAGCTTGATCTTACTCTTGACGGTTTGTCGCGGGCCTACTATGCCGCGCTGCACTATGCACGGGCATTGCTTTTATCAATCGATGTGGTGCCCAAAAGCCACAAAGGCGCTCTTACCCTCTTTTCGCTGCATTTCATCAAGAGCGGCATAATTCCCAAAGAAATTGGCGTCATATTCTCCATCTTGCAGAAGATCCGAGAGGATTCCGACTACGAGATCGGAACGTACTACGACAAGAACGAAGCACTGCGACTACTGGACGATACGAGATTATTCTGCACAACTGTAGCAGAGGTCTTGAAAAAATGA
- a CDS encoding iron-containing alcohol dehydrogenase — MALADQTFGFYIPTVSLMGIGCSKETGAQAKALGVTKLLIVTDAGIAKLGVADKIKSQLEEAGLQAIVFDGAEPNPTDKNVLAGVKVYQDQRCDGIVTLGGGSSHDCGKGIGLVIGNGGNIRDFEGVNKSTKPMPPFLAINTTAGTASEMTRFCIITNTDTHVKMAIVDWRCTPNIAINDPLLMVAMPPSLTAATGMDALTHAVEAYVSIIATPITDFCALQAIELVSDYLRPAVANGENLEARDKMAYAEYMAGMAFNNASLGYVHAMAHQLGGFYNLPHGVCNAILLPAVCEFNVISNPKRFGDIALALGENIDGLSTMDAAEKGIAGIRKLSRDIGIPAGLKALNVKEGDLKIMAENAQKDACMLTNPRKANLEQIIGIYKAAM, encoded by the coding sequence ATGGCACTGGCAGATCAAACTTTCGGATTTTACATTCCAACAGTTTCATTGATGGGTATCGGCTGCTCGAAGGAAACGGGAGCGCAGGCCAAGGCGCTCGGCGTAACCAAACTGCTGATCGTTACCGACGCCGGGATCGCCAAGCTGGGGGTTGCCGACAAGATCAAGAGCCAACTGGAAGAGGCCGGCCTCCAGGCGATCGTCTTCGATGGCGCCGAACCCAATCCGACCGACAAAAACGTCCTTGCCGGGGTAAAGGTATACCAGGACCAAAGGTGCGACGGCATCGTCACCCTCGGCGGCGGCAGCTCCCACGACTGCGGCAAGGGGATTGGCCTCGTCATCGGCAACGGCGGCAACATCCGCGACTTCGAAGGTGTCAACAAGTCGACCAAGCCGATGCCACCCTTCCTCGCCATCAACACCACCGCCGGCACGGCCAGTGAGATGACCCGTTTCTGCATCATCACCAACACCGACACCCACGTGAAGATGGCCATCGTCGACTGGCGCTGCACGCCGAACATCGCCATCAACGATCCGCTGCTGATGGTCGCCATGCCCCCCTCACTGACCGCAGCTACCGGCATGGACGCCCTGACCCACGCGGTCGAGGCGTACGTTTCCATCATCGCCACACCGATCACCGACTTCTGCGCCCTGCAGGCCATCGAACTGGTCTCCGATTACCTGCGTCCCGCGGTGGCCAACGGCGAGAACCTGGAGGCCCGCGACAAGATGGCCTATGCCGAGTACATGGCAGGCATGGCCTTCAATAACGCCAGCCTGGGCTATGTCCACGCCATGGCCCACCAGCTGGGGGGCTTCTACAACCTCCCCCACGGCGTCTGCAACGCCATTCTGCTCCCTGCCGTCTGCGAGTTCAACGTGATCTCCAACCCGAAACGGTTCGGTGACATCGCCTTGGCCCTGGGTGAGAACATCGACGGACTTTCCACGATGGACGCGGCCGAAAAGGGGATTGCCGGCATCCGTAAGCTCTCCAGGGACATCGGCATACCAGCCGGACTCAAGGCGCTGAATGTCAAGGAAGGAGACCTGAAGATCATGGCGGAAAACGCCCAGAAAGACGCCTGCATGCTGACCAATCCGCGCAAGGCAAACCTGGAGCAGATCATCGGCATCTACAAGGCGGCAATGTAA
- a CDS encoding TetR/AcrR family transcriptional regulator, whose translation MSPRNIQFGREEIIDAAFQLVREQGWSGFSVQAVAKAINASTMPIYSQFSNVRDLEDAVCLKALELLKERLLEERTGDKWIDQGISYIRFAEEEKYLFRCMWDGRNVELCKKMGKELVDFISATLVDYPLFAGLDELELKMIRLSRMMFAQKLAYWLNTNSNYLAEKGLDTEDFIRRTSKAIYDGFMLQFNANADGADAVSGG comes from the coding sequence ATGTCACCCAGAAATATTCAATTCGGTCGGGAAGAAATCATCGACGCGGCGTTTCAACTGGTTCGGGAACAGGGATGGTCCGGCTTTTCGGTGCAAGCCGTGGCCAAGGCGATCAATGCCTCTACCATGCCCATTTATTCCCAGTTCAGCAATGTGCGGGATCTTGAAGACGCGGTCTGCCTGAAAGCCCTTGAGCTGCTCAAGGAACGCCTTCTGGAAGAGAGGACGGGCGACAAATGGATCGACCAGGGGATCAGTTATATCAGGTTCGCAGAAGAGGAAAAGTATCTGTTTCGCTGTATGTGGGACGGGAGAAATGTTGAATTGTGCAAGAAAATGGGAAAGGAACTCGTGGATTTCATTTCAGCGACACTGGTTGACTACCCATTGTTCGCCGGACTAGACGAACTCGAACTGAAAATGATCCGGCTTTCCAGGATGATGTTCGCCCAAAAACTGGCGTATTGGCTGAATACCAACAGCAACTATCTGGCAGAAAAAGGACTTGATACGGAAGATTTCATCAGAAGGACAAGCAAAGCGATCTATGACGGGTTTATGTTGCAGTTCAATGCGAACGCTGACGGAGCAGATGCGGTGTCCGGCGGATGA
- a CDS encoding methyl-accepting chemotaxis protein, with translation MGNLKVSSKIMAGFVLAAAMGSMGTYAATHIPGAATAWAWIVAPLAVISLGICVSRMVGRPLQGLVSALERIADGNLDVELKEDGHGEFSALTKATNRIAGSIENGNKTIDSMVGKNDWYEAILDAVPFPIHVTDDNMKWTFMNKPFEQLLIKEGRIKDRDSSVGMPCSNAAANICNTDACGIRQLQKGVNESFFDWCGSSCKQDTSHLINRKGEKIGYVEVVQDLTAIIRNRDYTKFEVERMASNLTKLAMGDLNLDLMVKEADEYTATAREDFVKINGSLTKVKDAVGTMIEDTEMLVDAALKGDFLKRADASRHQGEYRSIVDGVNKTLDTVVDKNDWYEAIIDAVPFPIHVTDDDMRWTFLNKPFEKLLIEAGQIKDRDSSVGLLCSNAAANICNTEACGIRQLQKGNKESFFDWCGSSCKQDTSYLVNRKGEKIGYVEVVQDLTGIIRNRDYTKTEVERMATNLKLLAEGDLDLVFAIKEPDQFTKESFENFNKINDDLKNVKYSMDNIISITKEIANGNLMVEVKPRSEKDEMMKDLATMVKKLSDVVQDVMSAADNVAAGSKELSANSEHTSQGASEQAAAAEEASSSMEQMSSNIKQTAENAMQTERIAVKSAEDAQEGGKAVASTVTAMKEIAGKINIIEEIARQTNMLALNAAIEAARAGDHGKGFAVVAAEVRKLAERSQKAAGEISELSVSSVEIAEKAGELLGAILPNIQKTAELVQEISAASREQDSGADQINKAIQSLDQVIQKNAAVAEEMASTAEELSSQAGQLQGTISFFRVDETANKKKNTILKPAPATDLKPSAHTVRKEYRQPLKKAVGAEGITLNLEDEEFERY, from the coding sequence ATGGGTAATCTCAAGGTAAGCAGCAAAATAATGGCCGGATTTGTCCTGGCCGCGGCAATGGGATCAATGGGGACGTATGCGGCAACGCATATTCCAGGTGCAGCGACAGCCTGGGCGTGGATAGTCGCACCTCTTGCCGTTATCTCCCTTGGCATATGCGTCTCACGCATGGTCGGACGCCCCCTTCAGGGGCTCGTCTCCGCCCTTGAAAGAATAGCCGATGGCAACCTGGATGTGGAGCTGAAGGAGGATGGCCACGGCGAGTTTTCTGCCCTGACAAAAGCGACCAACCGGATTGCCGGCAGCATTGAAAACGGCAATAAGACCATCGACTCGATGGTCGGCAAGAACGACTGGTACGAGGCGATCCTCGATGCGGTGCCGTTCCCGATCCATGTCACCGACGACAACATGAAATGGACCTTCATGAACAAGCCGTTCGAGCAGCTCCTCATCAAAGAGGGGCGGATCAAGGACCGGGATTCGTCGGTAGGTATGCCGTGCAGCAACGCCGCCGCAAACATCTGCAACACCGACGCATGCGGCATCCGCCAACTGCAGAAGGGGGTCAACGAGAGCTTCTTCGACTGGTGCGGTTCGAGCTGCAAGCAGGACACCTCGCACCTGATAAACCGCAAGGGAGAAAAAATCGGATATGTCGAGGTGGTCCAGGACCTCACCGCCATCATCAGGAACCGGGATTACACCAAGTTCGAGGTCGAGAGGATGGCGTCGAACCTGACCAAGCTGGCCATGGGGGATCTCAACCTGGACCTGATGGTCAAGGAGGCGGACGAGTACACCGCCACGGCCCGGGAAGACTTCGTCAAGATCAACGGCAGTCTCACCAAGGTGAAAGACGCGGTCGGCACCATGATCGAAGATACGGAAATGCTCGTCGACGCCGCGTTGAAGGGGGATTTCCTGAAACGGGCCGATGCCTCCCGCCACCAGGGTGAATACCGCTCAATCGTCGACGGGGTGAATAAAACGCTCGATACGGTTGTGGACAAGAACGACTGGTACGAGGCGATCATCGACGCGGTGCCGTTCCCGATCCATGTCACCGACGACGACATGCGGTGGACTTTCCTGAACAAACCCTTTGAAAAGCTTCTCATTGAAGCCGGACAGATCAAGGACCGGGATTCGTCGGTAGGCCTTCTGTGCAGCAACGCCGCCGCAAACATCTGCAACACCGAAGCATGCGGCATCCGGCAGCTCCAGAAAGGAAACAAAGAAAGCTTCTTCGACTGGTGCGGTTCGAGCTGCAAGCAGGACACCTCGTACCTGGTCAACCGCAAAGGGGAAAAAATCGGCTACGTCGAGGTGGTCCAGGACCTTACCGGCATCATCAGGAACCGGGATTACACCAAGACAGAGGTGGAGCGGATGGCGACAAACCTCAAGCTCCTTGCGGAAGGAGACCTTGACCTGGTTTTTGCCATCAAGGAACCTGACCAGTTTACGAAGGAGTCCTTCGAGAACTTCAACAAGATCAATGACGACCTCAAAAACGTAAAATATTCCATGGATAATATTATCTCCATCACCAAGGAAATCGCCAACGGCAACCTTATGGTCGAAGTCAAACCGCGATCGGAAAAAGACGAAATGATGAAAGACCTGGCAACCATGGTGAAAAAATTGTCCGATGTGGTGCAGGACGTGATGTCGGCCGCAGACAACGTCGCCGCCGGCAGTAAAGAGCTTTCCGCCAACTCGGAGCATACGTCCCAGGGGGCTTCGGAACAGGCGGCAGCAGCGGAAGAGGCATCCTCTTCCATGGAACAGATGAGTTCCAACATCAAGCAGACGGCCGAAAATGCCATGCAGACGGAAAGGATTGCTGTCAAGTCAGCCGAAGACGCCCAGGAAGGGGGCAAGGCGGTTGCTTCCACCGTCACGGCAATGAAAGAAATCGCCGGCAAGATTAATATCATCGAGGAGATCGCCCGGCAGACCAACATGCTCGCCCTCAACGCGGCCATCGAAGCTGCCCGGGCCGGCGACCACGGCAAGGGCTTTGCCGTAGTCGCTGCGGAGGTGAGAAAACTTGCCGAGCGGAGCCAAAAGGCAGCGGGCGAAATTTCCGAACTCTCCGTTTCCAGTGTGGAGATCGCGGAAAAAGCCGGAGAGCTTCTGGGGGCGATCCTCCCCAACATTCAGAAAACCGCGGAACTGGTTCAGGAAATCAGCGCTGCGAGCAGGGAACAGGATAGCGGTGCAGATCAGATCAACAAGGCTATCCAGAGCCTCGACCAGGTGATCCAGAAGAACGCCGCGGTTGCCGAGGAGATGGCGTCCACGGCCGAAGAACTTTCCTCCCAGGCGGGACAGCTCCAGGGAACGATTTCCTTTTTCAGGGTGGACGAAACAGCCAACAAGAAGAAAAACACCATTCTGAAACCCGCTCCGGCAACGGACTTGAAACCGTCCGCACATACAGTAAGGAAAGAGTACCGGCAACCGCTGAAAAAAGCGGTGGGTGCCGAAGGGATTACGTTGAATCTTGAGGATGAAGAATTCGAGAGATATTAG
- a CDS encoding HesA/MoeB/ThiF family protein, whose protein sequence is MDDLDAYIRSRAEGDLFHWDSQVDAAERFGTTLARVEEAALAQGLLPARYQRNRQAISVNDQLTLFRSRVAVIGCGGLGGYVIEELARLGVGTIIAIDPDVFEEHNLNRQLLSSPGTLGRAKVEAAAARVAEINPAVTLLPREEAYAPENGMELLRGAQVIVDALDSIQTRLALAKTCTDLGVPMVHGAIGGWYGQVATQFPGDDTVQKLYRRWVEGKGVEQKLGNPSFTPALVASIEVAEVCKILLGVGEPLHNRKLSVNLLEIIFVSVDMINDPPSAAD, encoded by the coding sequence ATGGATGATCTTGACGCCTATATCCGGTCCCGCGCCGAAGGCGACCTTTTCCACTGGGACTCGCAGGTCGATGCAGCGGAACGGTTCGGTACAACCCTCGCCCGTGTGGAGGAGGCGGCCCTCGCCCAGGGGCTCCTCCCCGCACGCTATCAGCGCAACCGCCAGGCAATCTCCGTCAATGATCAACTGACGCTTTTCAGAAGCAGAGTGGCGGTCATCGGCTGCGGTGGCCTGGGGGGTTACGTCATCGAAGAGCTGGCCAGGCTCGGCGTCGGGACCATAATCGCCATCGACCCGGACGTATTCGAGGAGCACAACCTGAACCGGCAGCTCCTTTCGAGCCCCGGCACGCTGGGGCGGGCCAAGGTCGAGGCGGCAGCGGCGCGGGTGGCGGAAATCAACCCCGCCGTCACCCTCCTTCCGAGAGAGGAAGCCTACGCGCCGGAAAACGGAATGGAACTCCTCCGGGGCGCCCAGGTGATTGTGGACGCCCTGGATTCCATCCAGACCCGACTGGCCCTGGCCAAAACCTGCACCGACCTGGGGGTCCCCATGGTGCACGGGGCCATCGGCGGCTGGTACGGCCAGGTCGCCACCCAGTTCCCCGGAGATGACACCGTGCAGAAGTTGTACAGGCGGTGGGTGGAAGGAAAAGGTGTGGAGCAGAAACTGGGCAACCCATCCTTCACCCCGGCTTTGGTCGCCAGCATCGAAGTGGCCGAGGTCTGCAAGATTCTTCTGGGAGTGGGGGAACCCTTGCACAACAGGAAACTCTCCGTAAATCTCCTGGAAATCATATTTGTGTCAGTCGACATGATAAATGACCCGCCATCGGCGGCCGATTAG
- a CDS encoding aldehyde ferredoxin oxidoreductase family protein yields the protein MTERILRINMTTLSGAFEEVPAEWQGIGGRALTSAVVAKEVPPTCHPLGKHNKLVFAPGLLAGSPAAQSGRLSAGAKSPLTGTIKESNAGGTAAQNLAKLRIKALIIEGMPGEDKFYGIQINKDGVTIREEAELIGKGNYEAIKTLMGRIGEKVGVLIIGPVGEMRMSAANISVRDPDGNIRSHGRGGLGAVMGSKKVKYVTIDDSGGPGVEVKDPEKFKNAARAFAKAILEHPVSGEGLPSFGTNVLVNVLNEAGGLPTKNFRYGQFEGHNKISGETMRDTIIKRGGKPKHGCHAGCIIQCSQVYCDEEGEYVTSGFEYETIWGFGANCCIDDLDIIARADRVMDDIGIDSIESAVIMGVAMEAGIIPFGDGAGALKLLEEIREGTPLGRILGNGAASVGRAYGLTRVPVVKGQGIPAYDPRSVKGIGITYATSTQGADHTMGYAVATNILKVGGFIDPLKNEGQVELSRNLQIATAAIDSTGLCLFVAFPALDIPETMTAIIDMLNAKYGTSLTGDDVIALGKRVLKTEHAFNLAAGFTSADDRLPEFFNEDPCPPHNVTWTFTGEEIDEFWNF from the coding sequence ATGACAGAAAGGATTTTGCGCATTAACATGACCACCCTTTCCGGCGCGTTTGAAGAGGTACCGGCCGAATGGCAGGGGATTGGCGGCCGGGCACTCACCTCGGCCGTCGTGGCAAAAGAGGTCCCCCCCACCTGCCATCCCCTCGGCAAGCACAACAAGCTGGTCTTTGCGCCGGGGCTCCTGGCGGGGTCACCGGCCGCCCAGTCGGGACGCCTTTCGGCAGGCGCCAAGAGTCCGCTGACCGGAACCATCAAGGAGTCCAATGCCGGCGGCACCGCAGCCCAGAACCTGGCCAAGCTGCGCATCAAGGCTCTCATCATCGAGGGGATGCCGGGCGAAGACAAGTTCTACGGCATCCAGATCAATAAGGACGGCGTGACGATCCGGGAAGAAGCCGAACTGATCGGCAAGGGAAACTACGAGGCCATCAAAACCCTGATGGGGAGGATCGGCGAGAAGGTCGGCGTCCTCATTATCGGCCCGGTGGGGGAGATGAGGATGTCCGCCGCCAATATCTCGGTCCGCGACCCGGACGGCAATATCCGCAGCCACGGCCGCGGCGGGCTGGGCGCAGTAATGGGATCGAAAAAGGTGAAGTATGTCACCATCGACGACAGCGGCGGACCAGGGGTGGAGGTCAAAGACCCGGAGAAGTTCAAGAACGCGGCCCGCGCCTTCGCCAAGGCGATCCTCGAACACCCCGTGAGCGGCGAGGGGCTCCCCTCTTTCGGCACCAACGTGCTGGTCAACGTCCTCAACGAAGCCGGCGGCCTCCCGACAAAGAACTTCCGCTACGGCCAGTTCGAGGGGCATAACAAGATCAGCGGCGAGACCATGCGAGATACCATCATCAAGCGGGGCGGCAAGCCGAAGCACGGCTGCCACGCCGGCTGCATCATCCAGTGCTCCCAGGTTTACTGCGACGAGGAGGGGGAATATGTCACCTCCGGCTTCGAATACGAGACCATCTGGGGGTTCGGCGCCAACTGCTGCATCGACGACCTGGACATCATCGCCCGGGCCGACAGGGTCATGGACGACATCGGCATCGATTCCATCGAGTCGGCGGTCATCATGGGGGTGGCCATGGAAGCGGGCATCATCCCCTTCGGCGACGGCGCCGGCGCCCTGAAGCTCCTGGAGGAAATCCGCGAGGGGACCCCCCTCGGCCGCATCCTCGGTAACGGCGCCGCCTCGGTGGGAAGGGCCTACGGCCTGACCCGGGTGCCGGTGGTCAAGGGGCAGGGAATCCCGGCCTACGACCCACGCTCGGTGAAGGGGATCGGCATCACCTACGCCACCTCCACCCAGGGAGCCGACCACACCATGGGCTATGCCGTGGCCACCAACATCCTCAAGGTAGGCGGCTTCATCGACCCGCTGAAGAATGAGGGCCAAGTGGAACTCTCCAGGAACCTGCAGATCGCCACCGCAGCCATCGACAGCACCGGCCTCTGCCTGTTCGTCGCCTTCCCTGCCCTGGACATCCCGGAGACCATGACGGCGATCATCGACATGCTGAACGCCAAGTACGGCACAAGCCTCACCGGCGACGACGTGATCGCCCTCGGCAAACGGGTGCTGAAAACCGAGCACGCCTTCAATCTGGCCGCCGGTTTCACCAGTGCGGACGACCGGCTCCCGGAATTCTTCAATGAAGACCCCTGCCCCCCCCACAACGTCACCTGGACCTTCACAGGGGAAGAGATCGACGAGTTCTGGAATTTCTAG
- a CDS encoding LysR family transcriptional regulator, producing the protein MEIYKLRTFVAVAREGHLTRASELLNLSQPALSAHIKSLEEELGVLLFDRTPKGMQLTHAGRLLLNQAESALAAASDLLAQARSLRDEICGAVVLGTITDTPSLRLGDFLCRMTASYPKLSLQLRQGISGTVVQGIKNRELDAGYILGQNEDSAIATIGLKKIKLYVAAPAGWKDRVETADWPQIAALPWIITPPLCSFHRITEELFEKHNVKPNTMIAADQEITLRGLVAAGVGLSMLREDQALAAEQAGEAVLWRQGECETLLSFLYLRERENEPIITAMAQVIKHVWNSAGSD; encoded by the coding sequence ATGGAAATATATAAGTTACGGACCTTTGTCGCGGTCGCCCGTGAAGGTCATCTGACCCGTGCCTCGGAATTGCTGAACCTCAGCCAGCCGGCCTTGAGCGCCCATATCAAGTCGCTGGAGGAGGAGCTGGGCGTCTTGCTATTCGACCGGACGCCGAAAGGGATGCAGCTCACCCATGCTGGACGCTTGCTGTTGAACCAGGCGGAGAGCGCCCTGGCAGCCGCAAGTGACCTGCTTGCCCAGGCCAGGAGTTTGCGGGACGAAATATGCGGCGCGGTAGTGCTGGGGACCATTACCGATACGCCGTCATTAAGGCTGGGGGATTTTTTGTGCAGGATGACGGCGAGCTACCCCAAGCTTTCGCTGCAACTGCGTCAGGGTATTTCGGGAACTGTCGTGCAAGGGATCAAAAACAGGGAACTGGATGCCGGTTATATTTTGGGGCAGAATGAGGACTCGGCCATTGCCACGATCGGCCTTAAAAAGATCAAGTTGTATGTGGCTGCGCCGGCAGGCTGGAAGGACCGGGTTGAAACGGCGGACTGGCCCCAAATCGCGGCTCTTCCCTGGATCATCACTCCGCCGCTCTGCTCCTTTCACCGGATTACCGAAGAACTGTTTGAGAAGCACAACGTGAAGCCGAATACGATGATCGCGGCGGACCAGGAAATTACCCTGCGGGGTCTTGTTGCGGCGGGAGTCGGGCTTTCCATGTTGCGTGAAGATCAGGCTCTTGCGGCGGAACAGGCGGGAGAAGCGGTGCTGTGGCGGCAGGGAGAGTGCGAGACGCTTTTGTCTTTCCTATACCTGCGCGAACGGGAGAATGAGCCGATTATAACGGCCATGGCTCAAGTGATTAAGCATGTTTGGAATAGTGCTGGGTCCGACTAA
- a CDS encoding cysteine hydrolase family protein, with the protein MDRNRTLRQWAGLARPAAVKADKTALLLIDLQQGYFTGGKLFIPDGEQAAANAARLLCWARRAGIVVAHIQHKAMKADSPLFAPHSPDIDFHELVKPATDETIVSKHLPSSFSGTELQKELNGRGIETLILCGLMTHMCVDSTARAALELGYKVVVAADACASRDLPDPNGTATIDHKVVHQTALAALGDRFADILRTEEIVRLPME; encoded by the coding sequence ATGGACCGGAATCGTACACTCAGGCAATGGGCCGGATTGGCAAGGCCTGCGGCCGTCAAGGCCGACAAAACCGCGCTGTTGCTCATTGACCTGCAACAAGGCTATTTCACCGGGGGCAAGTTGTTTATCCCGGACGGGGAGCAGGCGGCGGCAAACGCGGCACGACTGTTGTGCTGGGCACGGCGGGCGGGAATCGTGGTGGCACATATCCAGCACAAGGCGATGAAAGCGGACAGCCCGCTGTTTGCGCCGCATTCTCCCGACATTGATTTCCACGAACTGGTGAAGCCTGCGACCGATGAAACGATCGTAAGCAAACATCTCCCCAGCAGCTTCAGCGGCACTGAACTACAGAAGGAACTTAACGGCAGGGGCATCGAGACCTTGATTTTATGCGGGCTGATGACCCACATGTGCGTCGACAGCACAGCCCGCGCAGCGCTGGAATTGGGGTACAAGGTTGTCGTCGCGGCAGATGCCTGCGCCTCCCGCGACCTGCCTGATCCAAACGGAACAGCGACCATTGACCACAAGGTCGTTCACCAAACGGCCCTTGCCGCCCTCGGCGATCGGTTTGCCGACATCCTGCGCACCGAAGAGATTGTCCGGTTGCCCATGGAATAA
- a CDS encoding nucleotidyltransferase domain-containing protein, which produces MIKNLSEKEELALRDFLARVSTRFSDNYLFSFLFGSKARGDDHKGSDLDVAVILNRVDLDTKRAIYVIAYDELLENEVDISPVIFSREVFEHQKAARFPLLREIERDMVPL; this is translated from the coding sequence ATGATAAAGAATCTGAGCGAGAAAGAAGAGTTGGCGTTGCGGGATTTTCTTGCCAGGGTATCGACACGTTTCAGCGACAACTATCTTTTCAGTTTTCTCTTTGGCTCAAAGGCGCGTGGTGATGACCACAAGGGGTCTGACCTTGATGTTGCGGTGATTCTGAACCGGGTTGACCTCGACACGAAACGGGCTATCTACGTCATTGCCTATGACGAATTGTTGGAAAACGAGGTGGATATCTCTCCGGTAATCTTCTCGCGCGAAGTATTCGAGCACCAGAAAGCCGCCCGATTTCCCCTCCTGCGGGAAATCGAACGCGACATGGTGCCGTTGTGA
- a CDS encoding fasciclin domain-containing protein, with protein sequence MKDILDTLTEDGSFQTLLSTLKMADLAEKLRSPGPFTLFAPNDDAFKRVIVEEITADRDNLVSILTYHMVDGKLTAAEIARDENLMTSNGKSLTVLLEEGRQVIDNAKYVKTDIECTNGIIHVIDNVFLPQFSGWYCGCC encoded by the coding sequence ATGAAAGACATCCTTGATACCCTCACAGAAGATGGTTCGTTTCAGACCCTCCTTTCGACATTGAAAATGGCGGATCTGGCCGAAAAGCTCAGGAGCCCGGGACCGTTCACCCTCTTTGCTCCCAACGACGACGCCTTCAAGCGGGTCATCGTCGAGGAGATAACCGCCGATCGGGACAATCTCGTCTCGATCCTTACCTACCACATGGTCGACGGCAAATTGACCGCCGCCGAGATTGCCAGGGACGAAAATCTCATGACAAGCAACGGCAAGTCCTTGACCGTCTTGCTGGAGGAAGGCCGCCAGGTGATCGACAACGCCAAGTACGTCAAAACCGACATTGAATGCACAAACGGGATCATCCACGTCATCGACAATGTCTTCCTGCCTCAATTTTCCGGCTGGTACTGCGGCTGCTGCTGA
- a CDS encoding MoaD/ThiS family protein gives MKITVKLFATFRVGRFAEVTRDYPPGTRVGDIIEELNIPEKEVGMIMLNNRHAEPEQELHDGDNLALFPLVGGG, from the coding sequence ATGAAGATCACCGTAAAACTGTTCGCCACCTTTCGCGTCGGACGATTTGCCGAAGTGACTCGGGATTATCCGCCGGGTACCCGCGTTGGCGATATCATCGAGGAGCTTAATATACCGGAAAAGGAAGTCGGCATGATCATGCTCAACAACCGGCATGCGGAACCCGAGCAGGAGCTTCACGACGGCGACAATCTGGCCCTCTTCCCGCTCGTGGGCGGGGGATGA